The Oncorhynchus masou masou isolate Uvic2021 chromosome 14, UVic_Omas_1.1, whole genome shotgun sequence region GAGGCTTCTGTCTAGTCCTATGGGCCCCAGGCCAAGTAAAACACAGCATAGAGTCTTCTATCTAGTCCTATGGGCCCCAGGCCAGGTAAAACACAGCATGGAGTCTTCTATCTAGTCCTATGGGCCCCAGGCCAGGTAAAACACAGCATAGAGTCTTCTATCTAGTCCTATGGGCCCCAGGCCAGGTAAAACACAGCATGGAGGCTTATGTCTAGTCCTATGGGCCCCAGGCCAGGTAAAACACAGCATGGAGGCTTCTTTCTAGTCCTATGGGCCCCAGGCCAGGTAAAACACAGCATGGAGTCTTCTGTCTAGTCCTATGGGCCCCAGGCCAGATAAAACATAGCATGGAGTCTTTTGTCTAGTCCTATGGGCCCCAGGCCAGATAAAACACAGCATAGAGTCTTCTGTCTAGTCTTATCGGCCCCAGGCCAGGTAAAACACAGCATGGAGTCTTCTGTCTAGTCTTATGGGCCCCAGGCCTGGTAAAACACAGCATGGAGTCTTCTGTCTAGTCTTATGGGCCCCAGGCCAGGTAAAACACAGCATCTGACAAACTGGGGGCTAAGGGACAGCTGTTTGTCACTGGCTGGGTAGATGCAGGTATGGTGGGCGTTGATGTAGCAACGGCAAGCACTGTTGGGGGAGGAGATTGCTGTAGGCTCTGTTGTTATATGAAGAGGAGATTATAATGAAGGCTACAGACATAACGAGCTACATCTAAGTACTTTGGCCTCAACCTTTAATAAACAACAGCCTGTGATCTGTTTTCACCCAGTGTACCTGATGGAACTCACTGACTACCTTTTTAATGGGCATCTATCATTACTTTTGAAGGTACCGGTCGATGCCTTAGTCCCACAAATAGCTGGTTGGTCTggtttgtgtgtggctgcttgctGAATAAGCATTGTTGTGCAGTATGCTGCTGGGAGGAAGGTATTTCTCTTCCTCTGAGGTACATGTCATGGTTAAGCAGGATGGCAGTTGTCTATCTAATGGACTCTTCCTGCTAAACCTGCTTGAATGGGTTAGGGTTTCTGCTGCTGTGAAGATTAATGGGttgttgagctgtgtgtgtgtgtgtgtgtgtgtgtgtgtgtgtgtgagaaagaataTATGTGTGAGAgaaataattgtgtgtgtgtgtgtgtgtgtgagagagaagggagatcATGTAAGTGTGAACAAGAGAATGTGTGTTTGGCAATTTATAAGTTAGAGCTTTCTGCTAACCTCTGCACTTCAGAAATTCCTCTCGCTTCTAgagcctctccttctccccctctcctttccctcccctctcagcctcctgtcttccctcCATGTTGTTGTCTCATACTGTTAGTACTGTATGTTATAGCCAGGGTTGTGCTCAGTGGACCTAGAAACTGAGGCACTATATTCAATCAGTACAATCAAAATGCTTATTCATTTCCACCTCGTGTACCTATTGAATGTGACCCGGACTTAGGGCTTTTCTCTTGTTTCTGTTTCCCTAGCAgaacctcctccccatccctcactctttctgtccaTAGCCAATACTTTCCTCGCCTTTTAGGTTTCACCCAATAAATAGGAGTTATTGTCAGATTGACCAAACAAATCTAATGTTCCAGTAACAGCCACTCACATGTTAGTGTATGCGGTACTGTTCGCAACACAAACTTAGCCTGGTTAAACTAGCCTGAACGCTGAACTCCCCATTCTAGGGAAGTGAAACAATGGTGAGCGCAGcgttcagtctggtttaaccaggctatcacAGACTAGCTCATTTTCAGAAGACAGTTTAACTAGGCTGTCTTCTGAAAATGAGCTAGTCTGTGATAGCCTGGTTAAACAGGATATACTAACTCATTTTCAGAAGACAGTATATCATGTGAAGAGGTTGTATTGGTACTACAACATTGGTACTATCGAACAGTTGGACTGTACCTCTGTTTTTGTAGAGATTTGTTTAGGAAGCTCAGAGAACATGACTTTGGTTTATCATTTGTCAACATGTCCTCATGTGATTTGGAAACGAGGCTGTATTGTTGTATTCATTTCTttctccccccactccctctctttctcccccctcttctcagGCACATGGCTCAGGCAGACCTGAAGAGCTCTACGTTTTGGCTAAGGGCAAGCGTGGGGGCAACTGTGTTTGCAGTCCTGGGCTTCGCTATGTACAGAGCTATCCTCAAACAACGATGATCAAGACAGACACAGGATGCATGAGATGACCCTTGACCTGCCCTTTGACCCGTCATCCCCTCCCTGAAAGAAAACATGACCTCCAACATCCCACAATCCTCTGCTCCCCTTCCCCAAAAAAGAGACAACAACTGAATGAAACGGAACTTCCAGCCCATCTGAACCAGCCCTGATCCCACATCCACCCTACCGGAGAAGGAACAAACCGGAGAAACCATAGATTGATTTTATATATTTGAAACAGAGAAAAAaacttgttttttgtttttctttggGGGAAAAATATGTCACCACAAACTCACATTGTTTTTTGAACACCATCTAATCAATCTACTGCAGGCATTCTGGTATCGTGTGATCTGGTCGAGTCTTGGGTTTTTTTCTTCTCCAGGTCAGACAGTAGTAGTTGCTGGTTGTTTTTACATCTGTGGAGAACCCGGCCTtttttctcaggtcagtattatAGCTAGCTGGTTTGACCCCCAGAGCCCAGGAGAAAGCAAAGGAGGCAGCCCCATACAACTCACTACAAAAGGGACTGAAAATATTTgtttatagatgtgtgtgtgtgtatatataaatatatatatttgctcGGGTACTTAGAGAAATACCCAACCAGATTATGGCGTGAACAAAGCTTGCCAGAAACAAAGCATTCAGTTCTGTAACACCTCAACAGTGAGCCTACAGGAAGAGCTGCAAAGTGAAAAAGCCATTTTTAACGTTGAAAAGGTCATGGGTTTCGTGCACGCGTTTCAATTGCTATTAATTTATTAACCTGTTTTCTTTGGTTTATCAGTTTGGAATGGTTTGTTCAGCATTGCATGAAACAGACTCACTTCAAGAGGATAATGCATTCATTTCCCATGTGTTTTTGTATATCTAGTATTATCAAAGCCGTTATTAATAATGACATCCATCCTTCACTAACTCTGAAAGACAAAAGACTACAACATTATCATGACTGCTTCTTCCTCGACTTGTTTTATTTTCCTGTTTTTAAAATTCTTTTTTCCTTTCATATTCTGATTGTATTTGTATGTTCCACTGTTCTGCCTCCAGATTACACTATGTTATTAACAGCCATGCAGTGCACCTCTGACTCCCTCCTTGGACCATGGACGGAACTGTTTATTCTCATTGACTTTTCCAACATTTACAATAAAGAACTGTGTGATCTGATACAGGTGTCTGCAATATGATTTGATACATTCATATAACATACACATTATCGCCCCTCAAAATATTCCCCATCTTTTAGCAGTGTCAGAACAGTGTGTAAATGTTGGAGTCATCTGATTTCTTAAAATCCACCATACTTACATTTTCATTGTACAACATGTCACGAAGTGTAGCCTGCTTTTACTAACATTGAATCCTTTGAAGAATAATGTTGTCTTCATTGAGCTCAACATTCTCAGTGGACAAACACCTCAAATGTGGGTACATATAATGGCTAAGCAGGCGCGTATAGttcaacacacacagtcaacttGACCTTAATATCCCATACGTTTCTATACCGAGTGACTGAAGACAAACATGGGGACAAACAAGCATTTTGTGTGTCAGAATGGAGAAGTGGGCAGGTGATGAAGCCAGTGATATCCCAGTTCTCAGTGAAAGGGGGAAGTCACCCATCGACTAGTGATTCTGAACAAGAACTAATAACAGGATTTAGTGTAAGTGTTAACTTCTGAAACGATGTCAACTGAGAGGCAACCGCTGCTTTTCGAGGGCTTCCTGAAGAAAAGGAAAGATACAATGGTAAGACAAAGCTCTCAAATATGTAGACACAATTGTCACATTAACAGCTCAACAGCTCAAAGTTTACttggtagttgttggggaattgttagatattactgcactgtctgaactagaagcacaagcatttcgctacactcaaattaacatctgctaaccacgtttatgggaccaataacatttgatttgatgcgtTGATGAATACTTACAAGTGATCGCTTTTCCAATATTTTTGTCAACTGCTTTCTATTTATGCCAATATATTCCATACTACTGTGTTTTACTCTGTTATTTCCAGTCAGTCATGGTTTGTATCCAGAATCAGGTCTTCACTATCTGGAGGGACACTGAGTCTGTGTTTTACTCTGTTATTGCCAGTCAGTCATGGTTTGTATCCAGAATCAGGTCTTCACTATCTGGAGGGACACTGAGTCTGTGTTTTACTCTGTTATTGCCAGTCAGTCATGGTTTGTATCCAGAATCAGGTCTTCACTATCTGGAGGGACACTGAGTCTGTGTTTTACTCTGTTATTGCCAGTCAGTCATGGTTTGTATCCAGAATCAGGTCTTCACTATCTGGAGGGACACTGAGTCTGTGTTTTACTCTGTTATTGCCAGTCAGTCATGGTTTGTATCCAGAATCAGGTCTTCACTATCTGGAGGGACACTGAGACTGTGTTTTACTCTGTTATTGCCAGTCAGTCATGGTTTGTATCCAGAATCAGGTCTTCACTATCTGGAGGGACACTGAGTCTGTGTTTTACTCTGTTATTGCCAGTCAGTCATGGTTTGTATCCAGAATCAGGTCTTCACTATCTGGAGGGACACTGAGTCTGTGTTTTACTCTGTTATTGCCAGTCAGTCATGGTTTTTATCCAGAATCAGGTCTTCACTATCTGGAAGGACACTGAGTCTGTAGGGACACTGAGTCTGTAGGGACACTGAGTCTGTGTTTTTTCTCTTTTAGAAAATGAAGTGGTCAACCTATTGGTTCAGGCTCCAAAACACAACATTATTCTTCTACACTAAGAAACATGGGAGTGCTGTGAGTATCAGCTGTGAGAAGTCCTCCAACGTTTTCAGGGGAAGTTGAATGTTATTTACACTGTTCAAAGTAGTAATAGTCTTCTGATCTTCTCTGTCCCCCACAGTCACACCTAAGAGGCCTGTACTACATCTACACTGTAAGTCaaactgatttgatttgatttggtctgaAAGCCTTCCTGGTCCTTCTAGCCGGACAGACAGGAACAATTGCCCTGGACTTTGTTATACTTTCCCTTGTGTTCAATGAGCATTACCCACTATTCCATATGCCCTAGTTACAGCTGCTTAATAGTATACTATTTACAAGTATGTATAGCACTTTATGTCTGAAATAGAAGTGTTGTTGTTGGGTCAGGTGCAGTCTGTGCGTGAGATCCAGAGGGAGAAGCATAAGCACTACGTGTTTGAAATCACCATGAAGAATGGGAAGAGGAAAGTACTGGTGAGTCACACAGACAGCTCTACTCCCACTTCAGGTGTACAGAACCGTATGGTGAAGAATGGGAAGAGGAAAGTACTGGTGAGTCACACAGACAGCTCTACTCCCACTTCAGGTGTACAGAACCGTATGGTGAAGAATGGGAAGAGGAAAGTACTGGTGAGTCACACAGACAGCTCTACTCCCACTTCAGGTGTACAGAACCGTGTGGTGAAGAATGGGAAGAGGAAAGTACTGGTGAGTCACACAGACAGCTCTACTCCCACTTCAGGTGTACAGAACCGTGTGGTGAAGAATGGGAAGAGGAAAGTACTGGTGAGTCACACAGACAGCTCTACTCCCACTTCAGGTGTACAGACACGTCTGGTGAAGAATGGGAAGAGGAAAGTACTGGTGAGTCACACAGACAGCTCTACTCCCACTTCAGGTGTACAGACACGTCTGGTGAAGAATGGGAAGAGGAAAGTACTGGTGAGTCACACAGACAGCTCTACTCCCACTTCAGGTGTACAGAACCGTGTGGTGAAGAATGGGAAGAGGAAAGTACTGGTGAGTCACACAGACAGCTCTACTCCCACTTCAGGTGTACAGACACGTCTGGTGAAGAATGGGAAGAGGAAAGTACTGGTGAGTCACACAGACAGCTCTACTCCCACTTCAGGTGTACAGAACCGTGTGGTGAAGAATGGGAAGAGGAAAGTAGTGGTGAGTCACACAGACAGCTCTACTCCCACTTCAGGTGTACAGACACGTCTGGTGAAGAATGGGAAGAGGAAAGTACTGGTGAGTCACACAGACAGCTCTACTCCCACTTCAGGTGTACAGACACGTCTGGTGAAGAATGGGAAGAGGAAAGTACTGGTGAGTCACACAGACAGCTCTACTCCCACTTCAGGTGTACAGAACCGTGTGGTGAAGAATGGGAAGAGGAAAGTACTGGTGAGTCACACAGACAGCTCTACTCCCACTTCAGGTGTACAGACACGTCTGGTGAAGAATGGGAAGAGGAAAGTACTGGTGAGTCACACAGACAGCTCTACTCCCACTTCAGGTGTACAGAACCGTTGGTGTGGGCTGTGCAGGCTGCCCTGTTGTTTCAGGATGTGGTCTGTTACTAGTGTCACTACAGAACCGTGTGGGCGGCGATGCCTGTGTAGGTTTAACATGTTGTTTCAGGATGTGGTCTATTACTGTCACTTCATACTCACTGATGGGAATTTCCCAAATGAAAGTACCATGTGAAGAAGCTGTCCATTGTTCAGAAAGATCAATTCAGCTGTATTAAAATATTTTATCAGctgtttacattttagtcatttagcatagcagacactcttatccagagcaattagggttaggtGCTTCACACCTAGGACCTAGTCATCTTGGGGAATAGAACCAGAGGCCTTTTGGTTATtaacccaacactcttaaccactaggcgaACTGCTACCCAGCTGTGTTCTACAGTACTTGGATTAAAGCTTAAAGTCATTTAACACTTCCTCTAACAACTAAGGATGATCTTTTTAACTCAGACTGTAACAATGTACTAAATTCATCCCTGCTACCCCCTGACCATGTGTCTGCAGGCTGCGGAGACAGGGGATCTGAGGAGGGAGTGGATTGGTCAGCTGTGGAGGGCCATGCATCTCTCAGGCCCAGGGGGTACAGACCCAGGCTGCATACGGTAACAGAAAGCTCAGGATTATTGAAACACTACTGCACTGTTTGTCATTACATTACACTGTAGTCATTTATCAGGAGCTCATACCTAGAACGACTTCCAAAAGGTTCATTCAAATTAGGATAAATAACCTATGAGCATCGTAAGTTAAACCTTCAAAAATAACTGTTTGTAACAATCACAGTGCTAGAATAGATTAAATCTGTGCAGGTGTATTTGAAGCCTGAAACTACTATATAGATATGGGAGGATTTGCTATGCAggcagcacaggaggttggtgccaCCTTCAttgtggaggacgggctcatggtaatggtcGGAGTGGAAtttgtggaatggtatcaaacacatggtttccgttccagccattattatgagccgtcctcccctcagcagcctccagttGGAGACAGTGCCTAAGCAACAGCTGTCTAAGATAATGCTTTATGTATTCCCGGTGAGCATTTGAGTGCCTTGGAATGCATTATCTGCAAAAATGTTGGTTTAATAAAATATAGTGGGAAACATTAGTTTTATTTCTGTCCATATGAGTGTTGCCTGTCCATCTGTTTTGTCTCCAGACAACAGGATGTGAGGTCTGATGACCTGAAGGCCAGAGGTCGCTTCAGCACCTATAACAGCTCAGAATGTGACAGCATGACGGAACCACTGGGGGTTCATCGACCCCTCTCTGCACCCCTCAACCCTTCCACCCCTGACCAAGACCTAGACCAGGGACACAGGATTACCAACTGCCTCTCTGGCCCCCTCACACCTGACCAAAATCTGGGGCACAgggctaccctctctctctccctcactgatgAGCTCAGTAATGAGGAAGCCATATGCCAGAACACCATCTCACATTGTAAGTAGAGCATCAATCCTCTGTAAACTCAGCAAACT contains the following coding sequences:
- the LOC135554545 gene encoding serine/threonine-protein phosphatase 4 regulatory subunit 2-like isoform X2, encoding MSTERQPLLFEGFLKKRKDTMKMKWSTYWFRLQNTTLFFYTKKHGSASHLRGLYYIYTVQSVREIQREKHKHYVFEITMKNGKRKVLAAETGDLRREWIGQLWRAMHLSGPGGTDPGCIRQQDVRSDDLKARGRFSTYNSSECDSMTEPLGVHRPLSAPLNPSTPDQDLDQGHRITNCLSGPLTPDQNLGHRATLSLSLTDELSNEEAICQNTISHYGEEDEDSVHRFRRRCEEERDEEEEEDSVHRFRRRCEEERDEEEEEEDQYDILPAPRNSEYHINQSDEDLTDGEDLYDFPLSNRRASDRQDYSEMTESIYDVPSSLMRKMSEHTLEPYPGGEILVEDRGLLDDMMASLGGGTVGWITGASTVEPYGLAHHGS
- the LOC135554545 gene encoding serine/threonine-protein phosphatase 4 regulatory subunit 2-like isoform X1 is translated as MSTERQPLLFEGFLKKRKDTMKMKWSTYWFRLQNTTLFFYTKKHGSASHLRGLYYIYTVQSVREIQREKHKHYVFEITMKNGKRKVLAAETGDLRREWIGQLWRAMHLSGPGGTDPGCIRQQDVRSDDLKARGRFSTYNSSECDSMTEPLGVHRPLSAPLNPSTPDQDLDQGHRITNCLSGPLTPDQNLGHRATLSLSLTDELSNEEAICQNTISHYGEEDEDSVHRFRRRCEEERDEEEEEDSVHRFRRRCEEERDEEEEEEDQYDILPAPRNSEYHINQSDEDLTDGEDLYDFPLSNRRASDRQDYSEMTESIYDVPSSLMRKMSEHTLAEPYPGGEILVEDRGLLDDMMASLGGGTVGWITGASTVEPYGLAHHGS